The following DNA comes from Gemella massiliensis.
TACGGGGCATGAGAAAAAATAAGGATAAAATGCTAAGCAATGCAGTGTTGCTTGGCATTTTTCAAAACGCCCTTAAAAGAAATATTATTTTTATACTCAGAAACAAATAACCTAGAAACAACTAAAATGCGTAATCTAAAGTTATAAAAGCTATTATAACCATAAGAAACTCTCTTTAAAACCTTTATCTTATTATTAATACCCTCCAAAGAACCATTAGAGATAGAATACCTAACACTATTAAGCATATACTCTTTATGTTTTCTCATAGTATTAATAGCCTTACTAACACCATCAGATAAACCGATAGTAGATTTTTCAATTAATTCTTTAAACTCCAACTCATTTCTATACCTTATCGCATATCTAATATCCTGAACTCTCTCATAGCTAGCCTTAAATATACAATCTAATCCTAATAAATAATCTAAAATATCACGTCTAGTAACTAAACTCCTAAAACTCCTATTGAAGAAAAACCTACCATGAGTAACATTACTTTCATCTTCTAATATTAACTTCCAATTATTTTTTAAAAGAGTATAATTAATACCTTTTTGTTTTTTGTAAATATTCATTAGCTTAACTCTAGTTCTATTAAGTTCTCTATTAACATTTTGAATAAAGTTCTCTATTAACATTTTGAATAATATGAAACCTATCTATAACAATTTCAGCATTAGGAAACTTATTTCTAATCAACTTCATATAAGGAGTATAAATATCAATACAAAT
Coding sequences within:
- a CDS encoding transposase, whose translation is MLIENFIQNVNRELNRTRVKLMNIYKKQKGINYTLLKNNWKLILEDESNVTHGRFFFNRSFRSLVTRRDILDYLLGLDCIFKASYERVQDIRYAIRYRNELEFKELIEKSTIGLSDGVSKAINTMRKHKEYMLNSVRYSISNGSLEGINNKIKVLKRVSYGYNSFYNFRLRILVVSRLFVSEYKNNISFKGVLKNAKQHCIA